In the genome of Candidatus Microbacterium phytovorans, one region contains:
- a CDS encoding sugar ABC transporter substrate-binding protein: MRKRTLVRGIATGAAALLIGAGLAACAGDTDTGDNAADPGSADAIEKALEEGGELTYWTWTPSAEAQVAAFEDAYPNVKVTVVNTGGANDNNLKLQNAIAAGSGAPDVVQVEYQSLPQFILSDSLLDLSAYGFGDLEDLYTPGPWGAVAQQGGIWGLPQDSGPMALFYNKRVFDEFGLEVPTTWDEYIEAGRKLHAADSDYYITNDAGADAGFGTSMIWQAGGRPFQADGEKVTVNLADEGTQKWATKWDTLVQEGLMSQIPGWTDEWFAGLANGTIATLPIGAWMPGVLESGAADGAGDWRVAPMPTYDGGAAVTAENGGSSEAVTKQSKNPALAAGFLKWLNSSEDSIDVFLESGGFPATVADLTSDEFLNYESDYFGGQKINEVLVDAANSVSTGWQYLPWQSYANSIYADTVGKAYLDKTSIADGLAAWQQQNVAYGNEQGFTVSE, translated from the coding sequence ATGAGAAAGCGCACCCTGGTCCGCGGCATCGCCACCGGCGCCGCCGCCCTCCTGATCGGTGCGGGCCTCGCGGCCTGCGCCGGTGACACCGACACCGGCGACAACGCCGCCGATCCCGGCAGCGCCGACGCCATCGAAAAGGCCCTCGAAGAGGGCGGCGAGCTCACCTACTGGACGTGGACGCCCTCGGCCGAAGCCCAGGTCGCCGCGTTCGAGGACGCGTACCCGAACGTCAAGGTGACCGTCGTCAACACCGGCGGCGCGAACGACAACAACCTCAAGCTGCAGAACGCGATCGCCGCCGGCTCCGGCGCGCCCGACGTCGTGCAGGTCGAGTACCAGTCGCTCCCGCAGTTCATCCTCTCCGACTCGCTGCTGGACCTCTCCGCGTACGGCTTCGGCGACCTCGAAGACCTCTACACGCCGGGCCCGTGGGGCGCCGTCGCGCAGCAGGGCGGCATCTGGGGTCTCCCGCAGGACTCCGGTCCGATGGCGCTGTTCTACAACAAGCGCGTGTTCGACGAGTTCGGCCTCGAGGTTCCGACCACGTGGGACGAGTACATCGAGGCGGGCCGCAAGCTGCACGCCGCCGACTCCGACTACTACATCACCAACGACGCCGGCGCCGACGCGGGCTTCGGCACGTCGATGATCTGGCAGGCCGGCGGTCGCCCCTTCCAGGCCGACGGCGAGAAGGTCACCGTCAACCTCGCCGACGAGGGCACGCAGAAGTGGGCCACCAAGTGGGACACCCTCGTGCAGGAGGGTCTCATGAGCCAGATCCCCGGCTGGACCGACGAGTGGTTCGCCGGTCTCGCCAACGGCACGATCGCGACGCTCCCCATCGGCGCCTGGATGCCGGGTGTGCTCGAGTCCGGTGCCGCCGACGGCGCCGGTGACTGGCGGGTCGCCCCCATGCCCACCTACGACGGCGGCGCCGCTGTCACGGCGGAGAACGGCGGCAGCTCGGAGGCGGTCACGAAGCAGTCGAAGAACCCGGCGCTGGCAGCCGGCTTCCTCAAGTGGCTGAACTCCTCGGAGGACTCCATCGACGTCTTCCTCGAGAGCGGCGGCTTCCCCGCGACGGTCGCCGACCTCACGTCGGACGAGTTCCTGAACTACGAGTCCGACTACTTCGGCGGTCAGAAGATCAACGAGGTGCTCGTGGACGCCGCCAACTCGGTGAGCACCGGATGGCAGTACCTCCCGTGGCAGTCGTACGCGAACAGCATCTACGCCGACACCGTGGGCAAGGCCTACCTGGACAAGACGTCGATCGCCGACGGCCTCGCGGCCTGGCAGCAGCAGAACGTCGCCTACGGCAACGAGCAGGGCTTCACCGTTTCGGAGTGA
- a CDS encoding alpha-L-arabinofuranosidase C-terminal domain-containing protein: protein MTTPATATGAVDPAPLALDRRVFGGFVEHLGRHVYDGIHEPGHPSADEEGFRGDVIDLVRELGVSTIRYPGGNFVSGYRWEDGVGPREERPRRLDLAWHVTETNQVGLHEFASWLDKVGSELMLAVNLGTRGTAEALDLLEYANAEVDTAWTRARARNGRSEPFGVRMWCLGNEMDGWWQLGARSADQYGALAVQTARAMRRFDPTLELVVCGSSGRTMPTFGAWEREVLAHTFDEVEFISCHAYYEERDGDAQEFLASAVDMHLFIEEVVRIADDIASERGSDKRIMISFDEWNVWYQSRWNAVEGTQPRDEWPVAPRLLEDVYTVQDAVVVGDLLITLLQHADRVKSASLAQLVNVIAPIMTEPGGPAWRQTTFFPFALTSRLAGDRVHRLDVSAPTFASSRFGDVSTVNAVATVGDDGVTVFAVNRSLDGAVEVQLDLRGLGPVGAGSAGAGSAGAAGWTVREAHLLHDDDRYAANTLGDPERIAPRDLDGARLDDGVLTLTLPAVSWAAVRLG from the coding sequence GTGACCACCCCCGCGACCGCCACCGGCGCCGTCGACCCCGCGCCGCTCGCCCTCGACCGCCGCGTCTTCGGCGGCTTCGTGGAGCACCTCGGACGGCACGTGTACGACGGCATCCACGAACCCGGGCATCCGTCGGCCGACGAGGAGGGCTTCCGCGGCGACGTCATCGACCTCGTGCGTGAGCTGGGGGTGTCCACAATCCGCTACCCCGGGGGCAACTTCGTCTCCGGCTACCGGTGGGAGGACGGCGTCGGCCCGCGCGAGGAGCGGCCCCGTCGCCTCGACCTCGCCTGGCACGTCACCGAGACCAATCAGGTGGGCCTCCACGAGTTCGCCTCCTGGCTCGACAAGGTCGGGTCGGAGCTCATGCTGGCCGTCAACCTCGGCACGCGGGGCACGGCGGAGGCCCTCGACCTGCTCGAGTACGCCAACGCCGAGGTCGATACGGCGTGGACCCGCGCCCGCGCCCGCAACGGCCGGTCCGAGCCGTTCGGCGTGCGGATGTGGTGCCTCGGCAACGAGATGGACGGCTGGTGGCAACTGGGCGCCCGCAGCGCCGACCAGTACGGTGCGCTCGCGGTGCAGACGGCGCGCGCGATGCGCCGCTTCGATCCGACGCTCGAGCTCGTCGTCTGCGGCTCCTCCGGGCGCACGATGCCGACCTTCGGTGCGTGGGAGCGGGAAGTGCTCGCCCACACGTTCGACGAGGTCGAGTTCATCTCCTGCCACGCGTACTACGAAGAGCGGGACGGCGACGCGCAGGAGTTCCTGGCATCCGCCGTCGACATGCACCTCTTCATCGAGGAGGTCGTGCGCATCGCCGACGACATCGCCTCCGAACGGGGCAGCGACAAGCGGATCATGATCTCGTTCGACGAGTGGAACGTCTGGTACCAGTCGCGCTGGAACGCCGTCGAGGGCACGCAGCCGAGGGACGAGTGGCCGGTCGCACCCCGCCTGCTCGAAGACGTGTACACGGTTCAGGATGCCGTCGTCGTCGGAGACCTCCTCATCACCCTGTTGCAGCACGCCGACCGCGTGAAGTCGGCGTCGCTCGCGCAGCTCGTGAACGTGATCGCGCCGATCATGACCGAGCCGGGCGGTCCCGCCTGGCGGCAGACGACGTTCTTCCCCTTCGCGCTCACGTCGCGCCTCGCGGGGGACCGGGTGCACCGCCTCGATGTGTCGGCGCCGACGTTCGCGAGCTCTCGCTTCGGCGACGTCTCGACGGTCAACGCGGTCGCCACCGTCGGCGACGACGGCGTCACCGTGTTCGCCGTCAACCGGTCGCTGGACGGCGCCGTCGAGGTGCAGCTCGATCTCCGCGGGCTCGGGCCGGTCGGAGCGGGTTCTGCAGGAGCGGGTTCCGCAGGCGCGGCCGGGTGGACGGTGCGCGAGGCACACCTCCTCCACGACGACGACCGCTACGCCGCCAACACGCTCGGCGATCCGGAGCGGATCGCGCCGCGCGACCTCGACGGCGCACGGCTCGACGACGGCGTGCTCACGCTCACCCTGCCCGCGGTGTCGTGGGCGGCGGTCCGGCTCGGCTGA
- a CDS encoding beta-galactosidase — protein MTGRTFEIGERDFLLDGAPHRVLSGALHYFRVHPDQWRDRIRLGRMMGLNTIETYVAWNEHSPEPGVFDTDGRLDLARFLREVHEEGMHAVVRPGPYICAEFDGGGLPAWLFAGDGVGIRSLEPQYLAAVSEYLRRVMEIVAPLQIDRGGPVVMLQVENEYGAYGSDHAYLQALTDLFRACGATVPLTTVDQPVAEMLAAGTLPELHATGSFGSRVPERLAALRAQQPTGPLMCSEFWCGWFDHWGSHHHVTDPSASAGALDELLSAGASVNIYMLHGGTNAGLTNGANDKGVYQPTVTSYDYDAPVDEAGRPTEKFWAFRDVIARHFPVPEFPRTERRALHVPAPAPLRRVGTLAEVAPGAWSSHDEVPTMDAVGIWRGFARYRIDLDGTDAPAVLSFAEVRDRAWLSLDGEPVGILAREAHERSVTLPSGRGLLEILVEDEGRVNYGPRIGEPKGLIGPATLDGVPLHGWEISAVPLDAIPAARGSVGDGAPAAASVGATVWQATLSLDAPADLSLSTDGLGKGLVWIGDTCLGRYWRKGPQASLYIPEPLTRAGDNTLTVLELETLDVDALRFLDDLALGHTEH, from the coding sequence ATGACCGGCCGAACCTTCGAGATCGGCGAGCGCGACTTCCTGCTCGACGGCGCCCCGCACCGCGTGCTCTCGGGGGCCCTGCACTACTTCCGCGTGCACCCCGACCAGTGGCGTGACCGCATCCGCCTCGGACGCATGATGGGCCTCAACACGATCGAGACCTACGTCGCGTGGAACGAGCACTCGCCGGAGCCCGGCGTGTTCGATACCGACGGGCGACTCGATCTCGCCCGGTTCCTGCGCGAGGTGCACGAGGAGGGGATGCACGCGGTCGTGCGCCCCGGTCCGTACATCTGCGCCGAGTTCGACGGCGGCGGACTGCCCGCGTGGCTGTTCGCCGGCGATGGCGTCGGCATCCGGAGCCTCGAACCGCAGTACCTGGCGGCGGTGTCCGAGTACCTGCGGCGCGTCATGGAGATCGTCGCCCCGCTGCAGATCGACCGCGGCGGCCCGGTCGTGATGCTCCAGGTCGAGAACGAGTACGGCGCCTACGGCTCCGACCACGCGTATCTCCAGGCCCTCACCGATCTCTTCCGCGCGTGCGGTGCGACCGTGCCGCTGACGACGGTCGACCAGCCCGTCGCCGAGATGCTCGCCGCCGGCACGCTCCCCGAACTCCACGCCACCGGTTCGTTCGGTTCCCGCGTGCCCGAGCGGCTGGCGGCGCTGCGGGCGCAGCAGCCCACCGGACCGCTCATGTGCAGCGAGTTCTGGTGCGGCTGGTTCGACCACTGGGGCTCCCACCACCACGTCACCGACCCCTCGGCATCCGCAGGCGCGCTCGACGAACTGCTGTCGGCGGGTGCCTCGGTGAACATCTACATGCTCCACGGGGGGACCAACGCGGGCCTCACCAACGGCGCGAACGACAAGGGCGTCTACCAGCCCACCGTCACGAGTTACGACTACGACGCCCCCGTCGACGAGGCGGGACGGCCGACCGAGAAGTTCTGGGCCTTCCGCGACGTGATCGCCCGCCACTTCCCGGTGCCCGAGTTCCCCCGGACCGAGCGCCGCGCGCTTCACGTTCCCGCTCCGGCCCCCCTGCGTCGTGTCGGGACGCTCGCCGAGGTCGCCCCCGGGGCCTGGTCGTCGCACGACGAGGTCCCCACGATGGATGCCGTCGGCATCTGGCGCGGCTTCGCCCGCTACCGGATCGACCTCGACGGCACCGACGCGCCCGCCGTCCTCTCGTTCGCAGAGGTGCGCGATCGTGCGTGGCTCTCGCTCGACGGGGAGCCGGTCGGCATCCTCGCGCGGGAGGCGCACGAGCGGTCGGTGACGCTCCCCTCGGGGCGCGGCCTGCTCGAGATCCTCGTCGAGGACGAGGGACGCGTGAACTACGGCCCTCGGATCGGCGAGCCGAAGGGACTGATCGGCCCCGCGACGCTCGACGGGGTGCCGCTGCACGGCTGGGAGATCTCCGCCGTCCCGCTCGACGCGATCCCCGCCGCTCGCGGCAGCGTCGGCGACGGCGCCCCGGCTGCAGCCTCGGTCGGGGCGACGGTCTGGCAGGCGACCCTCTCCCTCGACGCGCCCGCCGACCTCTCCCTCTCGACCGACGGTCTCGGGAAGGGGCTCGTGTGGATCGGTGACACGTGCCTCGGCCGTTACTGGCGCAAGGGCCCGCAGGCATCCCTCTACATCCCGGAGCCCCTCACCCGGGCCGGGGACAATACGCTGACGGTGCTGGAACTGGAGACGCTCGACGTCGACGCCCTCCGCTTCCTCGACGACCTCGCCCTCGGACACACGGAGCACTGA
- a CDS encoding LysR family transcriptional regulator: MMDLDAVVSLRAIATEGSVARAAALLGYTPSAVSQQVKRLERETGVDLLERAGRGVVLTAAATRLVVASTPVLADLERIRADIQSLSDGPDALVGEIRLAAFSTVVRGLMIPVLSELRQRHPELRLPLRESEPWETIALVASGQRDLGIVHRWGGVALAMPDHLVETPLFTDVADVILPRGHRLADREVLRPEDLAEEPWVATFDSTICRQWLRRLFDGVSGAPRIVHESMEFENHLALARAGLAVALVPRLGRGDLGDDVVAIPTAGPASTRDVLAVHRRTQADSPALRAVLDEVARRGADLSRR; the protein is encoded by the coding sequence ATGATGGATCTGGATGCCGTCGTCTCCCTTCGGGCGATCGCGACCGAGGGGAGCGTCGCTCGCGCGGCCGCCCTCCTCGGCTACACCCCCTCGGCGGTGTCGCAACAGGTCAAGCGTCTCGAACGCGAGACGGGCGTCGACCTGCTCGAACGCGCCGGACGGGGCGTGGTGCTCACCGCCGCCGCCACGCGGCTCGTCGTCGCCTCGACCCCTGTCCTCGCCGACCTCGAGCGCATTCGCGCCGACATCCAGTCGTTGTCCGACGGGCCCGACGCGCTTGTCGGCGAGATCCGGCTGGCCGCGTTCTCCACGGTCGTGCGCGGGCTGATGATCCCGGTGCTGTCGGAGCTGCGGCAGCGGCATCCCGAGCTCCGCCTGCCGCTGCGCGAGAGCGAACCCTGGGAGACGATCGCGCTCGTCGCGTCGGGCCAGCGCGACCTCGGCATCGTGCACCGATGGGGCGGGGTCGCGCTCGCGATGCCCGACCACCTGGTCGAGACGCCGCTGTTCACCGATGTCGCCGATGTGATCCTCCCCCGGGGACACCGACTGGCCGACCGCGAAGTGCTCCGACCGGAAGATCTCGCGGAGGAGCCCTGGGTCGCGACGTTCGATTCGACCATCTGCCGGCAATGGCTGCGGCGCCTGTTCGACGGCGTGAGCGGGGCCCCCCGCATCGTGCACGAGTCGATGGAGTTCGAGAACCACCTCGCGCTGGCCCGGGCGGGGCTCGCGGTCGCGCTCGTGCCGCGGCTCGGACGCGGCGACCTGGGAGACGACGTCGTCGCGATCCCGACGGCCGGCCCGGCGTCGACACGCGACGTGCTCGCCGTGCATCGCCGCACACAGGCCGATTCGCCCGCGCTGCGTGCCGTGCTCGACGAGGTCGCACGGCGCGGCGCCGACCTCTCCCGTCGCTAA
- the pgm gene encoding phosphoglucomutase (alpha-D-glucose-1,6-bisphosphate-dependent): MSRAGHPAEASDLIDIDELIAAYYDRKPDAAVPEQRVAFGTSGHRGSSLSTSFNEDHILATTQAIVEYRASQGIAGPLFLGRDTHGLSRPAERTAIEVLVANGVDVRVDSRDSWVPTPALSHAILAFNRGRDAGDSSRADGIVVTPSHNPPRDGGFKYNPPHGGPADTDATGWIADRANELIAAGLEGVQRVRFADIAAEHVGSYDFREGYVADLANIIDVEAIRRAGVRIGADPLGGASVEYWALIGERYGLDLTVVNPEVDPTWRFMTLDWDEKIRMDPSSPSAMASLVARRHEYDILTGNDADADRHGIVTPDAGLMNPNHYLAVAIDYLYAHRPGWRADAAVGKTLVSSMIIDKVVAALGRKLVEVPVGFKWFVPGLIDGSVAFGGEESAGASFLRTDGSVWTTDKDGILLCLLASEILAVTGKTPSQRYAELEAEYGASAYQRVDAPATPAQKAALGKLAPESVSATTLAGEEIVAKLSHAPGNGAAIGGLKVQTEHAWFAARPSGTEDVYKLYAESLRGPEHLAQVQEEARAVVAAALGG, translated from the coding sequence ATGAGCCGCGCAGGACATCCCGCCGAAGCATCCGACCTCATCGACATCGACGAACTGATCGCCGCCTACTACGACCGAAAGCCGGATGCCGCGGTGCCCGAGCAGCGGGTCGCGTTCGGCACGAGCGGCCATCGCGGGTCGTCGCTGTCGACGAGTTTCAACGAGGACCACATCCTCGCCACCACGCAGGCGATCGTCGAGTATCGCGCGAGCCAGGGCATCGCGGGTCCGCTGTTCCTCGGCCGCGACACGCACGGCCTCTCACGCCCCGCCGAGCGCACCGCGATCGAGGTGCTCGTGGCGAACGGCGTCGACGTCCGCGTCGACTCCCGGGACTCCTGGGTGCCTACGCCCGCCCTCAGCCACGCGATCCTCGCGTTCAACCGGGGCCGGGATGCCGGTGACTCCTCCCGCGCCGACGGCATCGTCGTCACCCCGTCGCACAACCCGCCCCGCGACGGCGGCTTCAAGTACAACCCGCCCCACGGCGGCCCGGCCGACACCGACGCGACCGGGTGGATCGCCGACCGGGCGAACGAGCTGATCGCCGCGGGGCTCGAGGGCGTGCAGCGTGTGCGGTTCGCCGACATCGCCGCCGAGCACGTCGGCTCGTACGACTTCCGCGAGGGCTACGTCGCCGATCTCGCGAACATCATCGACGTCGAGGCGATCCGGCGCGCGGGTGTGCGCATCGGCGCCGACCCCCTCGGCGGCGCGTCGGTCGAGTACTGGGCGCTCATCGGGGAGCGGTACGGTCTCGACCTCACGGTCGTGAACCCCGAGGTCGACCCGACGTGGCGGTTCATGACGCTCGACTGGGACGAGAAGATCCGCATGGACCCGTCGTCGCCGTCGGCGATGGCCTCGCTCGTGGCCCGCCGCCACGAGTACGACATCCTCACGGGAAACGACGCGGATGCCGATCGCCACGGCATCGTGACCCCCGACGCGGGGCTCATGAACCCGAACCACTACCTCGCGGTCGCGATCGACTACCTGTATGCGCACCGCCCGGGGTGGCGCGCCGACGCCGCGGTCGGCAAGACGCTCGTGTCGTCGATGATCATCGACAAGGTCGTCGCCGCTCTGGGGCGAAAGCTCGTGGAGGTGCCCGTCGGCTTCAAGTGGTTCGTCCCGGGGCTCATCGACGGCTCGGTGGCGTTCGGCGGAGAGGAGTCGGCCGGTGCGTCGTTCCTGCGCACCGACGGGTCGGTCTGGACCACCGACAAGGACGGCATCCTGCTGTGCCTGCTGGCATCCGAGATCCTCGCGGTGACCGGCAAGACCCCGTCGCAGCGGTACGCCGAGCTGGAGGCGGAGTACGGCGCGTCGGCGTATCAGCGGGTCGACGCACCGGCGACGCCGGCGCAGAAGGCGGCCCTCGGCAAGCTCGCGCCGGAGTCGGTGTCGGCGACGACGCTGGCGGGCGAGGAGATCGTGGCGAAGCTGTCGCACGCGCCCGGCAACGGGGCGGCGATCGGCGGGCTGAAGGTGCAGACCGAGCACGCCTGGTTCGCCGCACGCCCGTCGGGCACGGAAGACGTCTACAAGCTCTACGCGGAGTCGCTGCGGGGTCCGGAGCATCTCGCGCAGGTGCAGGAGGAGGCGCGCGCCGTCGTGGCGGCCGCCCTCGGCGGCTGA